The Clostridium septicum genome contains a region encoding:
- a CDS encoding phosphoribosyltransferase domain-containing protein — translation MEYFQEVKKSKLFFKTPSEVDKYTDREILKYALGANLYMNGLKDFYNSIISGRFNDISCISICFEDATKDSELGICEDNVLEMLLKLDDTLLGEENIRDYKVPLIFIRVRNYIQFINFTERLNKNQIRHIAGFIFPKFDLENGELYFEHVIELRKKFDEVLYAMPILESQDIIYKETRINELVNIKRLIDRYKDIVLNIRVGGTDFSSKFGLRRTLNYTIYDIKVVSDCLIDIINMFLREDSEYVVSAPVWEYFSTREDSKEIQGLIREIKYDKENGFLGKTIIHPSQAKYVNAVYAVTYEEYIDALEILNGQEEGGVFKGYGSNKMNEVKPHLNWAKKILRRAKSFGVLNEGVNYEAVYREDNMSIDIKIKSNIYNLNLNNLISLGNRVNNSKRNFLFISKVLGKHIEVKPNVCKEAGEMLASLLYKSKNSKIDNLKICVLGFAETATGLGMAVASAIKDSYYLTTTREDIAEMESILKFEEEHSHATTHKCFPIEKDYLVNADKIILVDDEITTGKSMINIIKELKRVTNAKDFSILSILDWRSDEHKRQFDKLASDENINVEVLATITGDITVNDTRVFIDNNDNVLDEKIDVIKSNKLERKVFKTITKPDGEDYLLHTGRFGVHHKEIESLEDKCKETADFIHSKIGYPKKILVLGHGENIYIPSRVASYLEGDVYYKSTTRSPIYCSNKEKYPIKQKDVFYHKGVKYYFYNRDEIENKYDKVVLLTEDDLDIKLTNNMILMKI, via the coding sequence GTGGAATATTTTCAAGAGGTTAAAAAAAGCAAATTATTTTTTAAGACTCCAAGTGAAGTTGATAAATATACTGATAGAGAAATATTGAAGTATGCACTTGGGGCTAATTTATATATGAATGGATTAAAGGATTTTTATAATAGCATAATTTCAGGAAGATTTAATGATATTTCTTGTATTTCTATTTGTTTTGAGGATGCAACTAAGGATAGTGAACTTGGAATTTGTGAGGATAATGTTTTAGAGATGTTATTAAAACTTGATGATACTTTATTAGGTGAAGAAAATATTAGAGATTACAAAGTTCCATTAATTTTTATAAGGGTTAGAAATTATATTCAGTTTATTAATTTTACTGAGAGATTGAATAAGAATCAGATTAGACATATTGCTGGATTTATTTTTCCTAAGTTTGATTTGGAAAATGGTGAGCTTTATTTTGAACATGTAATTGAATTAAGAAAGAAATTTGATGAAGTTTTATATGCAATGCCAATTTTAGAATCACAAGATATTATCTATAAAGAAACTAGAATAAATGAGTTAGTAAATATTAAGAGGTTAATAGATAGGTATAAAGATATAGTTTTAAATATTAGAGTTGGAGGAACGGATTTTTCTTCAAAATTTGGATTAAGAAGAACTTTGAATTATACAATTTATGATATTAAAGTAGTATCGGATTGTTTAATTGATATTATAAATATGTTTTTAAGAGAAGACTCTGAATATGTTGTATCAGCTCCTGTTTGGGAGTATTTTTCAACAAGGGAGGATTCTAAAGAAATTCAAGGATTAATTAGAGAAATAAAATACGATAAGGAAAATGGCTTTTTAGGAAAGACAATAATCCATCCAAGTCAAGCTAAGTATGTTAATGCAGTTTATGCTGTTACTTATGAGGAATATATTGATGCATTAGAAATTCTTAATGGACAAGAAGAAGGTGGAGTTTTTAAAGGGTATGGTAGTAACAAGATGAATGAAGTTAAGCCACATCTTAATTGGGCAAAGAAAATCTTGCGTAGAGCTAAGTCATTTGGTGTTTTAAATGAAGGGGTTAATTATGAAGCTGTTTATAGAGAGGATAATATGAGTATTGATATAAAGATTAAAAGTAATATTTATAATTTAAATTTAAATAATCTAATTTCTTTAGGAAATAGAGTTAATAATAGTAAGAGAAACTTTCTATTTATTAGTAAGGTTTTAGGAAAACATATTGAAGTAAAACCTAATGTTTGTAAAGAAGCAGGGGAAATGCTTGCATCTCTATTATATAAGTCAAAGAATAGTAAAATTGATAATTTGAAAATATGTGTTTTAGGATTTGCAGAAACTGCTACAGGACTTGGAATGGCGGTAGCCTCTGCTATTAAAGATAGTTACTATTTAACAACTACAAGGGAAGATATTGCAGAGATGGAATCTATATTAAAGTTTGAAGAGGAACATTCACATGCAACAACACATAAATGTTTTCCAATAGAAAAAGATTATTTAGTTAATGCAGATAAAATTATTTTAGTTGATGATGAAATAACTACAGGAAAATCAATGATAAATATAATAAAGGAATTAAAGAGAGTTACAAATGCAAAAGACTTTTCAATTTTAAGTATATTAGATTGGAGAAGTGATGAACATAAAAGGCAGTTTGACAAATTAGCAAGTGATGAAAATATAAATGTAGAGGTTTTAGCTACTATTACAGGAGATATAACTGTAAATGATACAAGAGTATTTATTGATAATAATGATAATGTTTTAGATGAAAAGATAGATGTAATTAAGTCTAATAAATTAGAAAGAAAAGTATTTAAGACAATTACAAAGCCAGATGGAGAAGATTATTTATTACATACTGGAAGATTTGGTGTTCATCATAAGGAAATAGAAAGTTTAGAGGATAAATGTAAGGAAACAGCAGATTTTATTCATAGTAAGATAGGATATCCTAAGAAAATTCTTGTTTTAGGACATGGTGAAAATATATATATTCCATCAAGGGTAGCTAGTTATTTAGAAGGAGATGTATATTACAAAAGTACAACAAGAAGTCCTATTTACTGTAGCAATAAAGAAAAGTATCCAATAAAGCAAAAGGATGTATTTTATCATAAAGGAGTAAAGTATTACTTTTATAATAGGGATGAAATAGAAAATAAATATGATAAGGTAGTGCTTTTAACAGAGGATGACTTAGATATTAAGTTAACTAATAATATGATATTGATGAAAATATAA
- a CDS encoding DUF3784 domain-containing protein, whose product MYVFHILVGVFLIYLGYQVKIKKDLNLITNYRKKNIKNEKGYANWIGNSEMIAGVVLIISAIATYFTKEIMIISATDWVLVVGLIVSLLVADKKYKK is encoded by the coding sequence ATGTATGTATTTCATATCTTAGTAGGAGTTTTTTTAATATATCTTGGATACCAAGTTAAGATTAAAAAAGACTTAAACCTAATTACTAATTACAGAAAGAAAAACATAAAAAATGAAAAAGGATATGCTAATTGGATAGGAAATAGTGAAATGATTGCAGGAGTAGTTTTAATAATATCAGCAATTGCCACTTATTTCACTAAAGAAATAATGATTATATCAGCAACTGATTGGGTATTAGTAGTTGGTCTTATTGTTAGTTTATTGGTAGCAGATAAGAAATATAAAAAATAA
- a CDS encoding type I phosphomannose isomerase catalytic subunit, protein MYPIRFENLYYEKIWGGRDLESFRDNLPDGNIGESWDIACHPNGTGIVENGEFKGIKFDTLIKEQGHNLVGTKVSLEKLPLLIKLINSGEKLSVQVHPGDEYAAKYEGDYGKTEAWYVIDAKPGASLIVGTKDCTKEEFKAAIENDEVEKYLNKIEVKKGDCFLINSGLVHAICEGTIIAEIQQNSDVTYRVYDYGRPREIHVKKALDVINFDLQCENLQGELKSFDGYKKALLCENEYFGIEKMVIESSLKEESDKERFFMFTCVEGEGTIEGEGFNEKIKMGDSYLIPATLGNYEIKGKLTVLKSYPVIK, encoded by the coding sequence ATGTATCCAATTAGATTTGAAAATTTATATTATGAAAAAATATGGGGAGGTAGAGACTTAGAAAGTTTTAGAGATAACCTTCCAGATGGAAACATAGGAGAAAGCTGGGATATAGCTTGCCACCCTAATGGTACTGGAATAGTTGAAAATGGAGAATTTAAAGGAATAAAGTTTGATACTTTAATAAAGGAACAAGGACATAATTTAGTAGGAACAAAAGTAAGTTTAGAAAAATTACCGTTACTTATTAAATTAATAAATTCAGGAGAAAAGCTTTCAGTACAAGTTCATCCTGGAGATGAATATGCTGCTAAATATGAAGGAGATTACGGAAAGACAGAAGCATGGTATGTTATAGATGCAAAGCCAGGTGCAAGTTTAATAGTAGGTACAAAAGATTGTACAAAAGAAGAATTTAAGGCAGCAATAGAAAATGATGAAGTAGAAAAGTATTTAAATAAAATAGAAGTTAAAAAAGGGGATTGTTTCTTAATAAATAGTGGACTTGTTCATGCTATATGTGAAGGAACTATAATAGCAGAGATACAACAAAATAGTGATGTAACATATAGAGTTTATGACTATGGAAGACCAAGAGAAATTCACGTAAAGAAAGCTTTAGACGTAATTAATTTTGATCTTCAATGTGAAAATCTTCAAGGAGAACTAAAGTCATTTGATGGGTATAAAAAAGCTCTTTTATGTGAAAATGAATACTTTGGTATTGAAAAAATGGTAATTGAATCTTCACTAAAAGAAGAAAGTGATAAGGAAAGATTCTTCATGTTTACTTGCGTGGAAGGTGAAGGAACAATAGAAGGTGAAGGCTTCAATGAAAAAATTAAAATGGGTGACAGCTATTTAATACCAGCAACTCTTGGTAATTATGAAATAAAAGGAAAGCTTACAGTATTAAAAAGCTATCCTGTAATAAAATAA
- a CDS encoding ROK family protein, whose product MDKNFVVAVDLGGTKIYTALVDLEGNIVKEKVVKTEAEKGDLAIVSNIKSTIDFVLDGIDMKNVKAIGIGSPGPLDVKKGLIVAPPNLPFKNFNIVENLNDKYGIPVFLDNDANAATLAEFMFGVGKGTENMVYVTVSTGIGGGAILNGKIYRGSTSNAVEVGHTTVKGDGPRCGCGNKGCGERMASGTAIMKRAEEAVNSNVETSLKKYEKVTAKEVFEEAKNGDIVSQDILDEALSYLGIIVANVANTFDPDMIVLGGGVISAGEVVMEAVKKVVKARCLGIVAENCKIERSNLEGKSGVLGAAALAISEVNKIKE is encoded by the coding sequence ATGGATAAAAATTTTGTTGTTGCAGTTGATTTAGGTGGAACTAAAATTTATACAGCTTTAGTTGATTTAGAAGGTAATATAGTTAAGGAAAAGGTAGTTAAAACAGAAGCTGAAAAAGGAGATCTTGCAATAGTTTCTAATATAAAATCTACTATTGATTTTGTTTTAGATGGAATAGATATGAAAAATGTTAAAGCAATAGGAATTGGTTCACCAGGACCTTTAGATGTTAAAAAGGGACTTATAGTTGCACCTCCAAATTTACCTTTTAAGAATTTTAATATAGTAGAAAATTTAAATGATAAATATGGAATACCAGTATTTTTAGATAATGATGCAAATGCTGCTACTTTAGCTGAATTTATGTTTGGTGTAGGAAAAGGTACTGAAAATATGGTTTATGTAACTGTAAGTACAGGCATTGGTGGCGGAGCTATATTAAATGGAAAAATATATAGAGGTAGTACTTCAAATGCTGTAGAAGTTGGACACACAACAGTTAAAGGGGATGGCCCAAGATGTGGATGTGGAAATAAGGGTTGTGGAGAAAGAATGGCATCAGGAACAGCTATAATGAAAAGAGCTGAAGAAGCAGTAAATAGTAATGTAGAAACTTCATTAAAGAAATATGAAAAAGTAACAGCTAAGGAAGTTTTTGAAGAAGCTAAAAATGGTGATATTGTATCTCAAGATATTTTAGATGAAGCATTATCATATTTAGGAATAATAGTTGCAAATGTAGCTAATACTTTTGATCCAGATATGATAGTTTTAGGTGGCGGAGTTATATCAGCTGGTGAGGTTGTTATGGAGGCAGTCAAAAAGGTTGTTAAAGCTAGATGTTTAGGTATTGTAGCAGAAAACTGTAAAATAGAAAGATCTAATTTAGAAGGTAAATCAGGAGTTTTAGGAGCAGCAGCTTTAGCAATAAGTGAAGTAAATAAGATAAAAGAGTAA
- a CDS encoding ROK family protein, translated as MRNYIVYDIGGSAVKWSVINENGEFLKSGSVGIAETVEEFFNTLSDITNKNRDEFKLEGIAISSPGAVDSESGIVYGASAIPYIHGPNFKEILFNKTGLKVEIENDANCAALGECWLGAGKKEADLAFVVCGTGIGGALVKDKRIHKGVNKHGGEFGYCIIDVDKNSENKYLTWSKVGSTAALARKIAKRKGIDIKDFNGLKAFELYENNDEIAIEEVNNYFTYMAVGIYNIQYTYDPEVIILGGGISEREGFIEEIDKRLNEIMLINKDGKIKPVVRKCEYGNNANKLGALYNFIQRQG; from the coding sequence ATGAGAAATTATATAGTGTATGACATAGGTGGTTCAGCTGTAAAATGGTCAGTTATTAATGAAAATGGAGAATTTTTAAAAAGTGGTAGTGTTGGTATTGCTGAAACTGTAGAAGAATTTTTTAATACTCTTTCAGATATTACAAATAAAAATAGAGATGAATTTAAATTAGAAGGAATAGCTATAAGTTCACCAGGAGCAGTAGATAGCGAAAGTGGAATAGTTTATGGAGCAAGTGCAATACCATATATTCACGGTCCAAACTTTAAAGAAATATTATTTAATAAAACAGGTTTAAAGGTAGAAATAGAAAATGATGCAAATTGTGCAGCTTTAGGTGAATGTTGGCTAGGCGCTGGAAAGAAAGAAGCGGATTTGGCTTTTGTAGTTTGTGGAACTGGAATTGGTGGTGCATTAGTTAAGGATAAAAGAATCCACAAAGGTGTGAATAAACATGGTGGAGAATTTGGATATTGTATTATAGATGTGGATAAAAATTCAGAAAATAAATACTTAACTTGGAGTAAAGTTGGATCTACAGCTGCACTTGCAAGAAAAATTGCTAAAAGAAAAGGCATTGATATAAAAGATTTTAATGGATTAAAGGCATTTGAGCTTTATGAGAATAATGATGAAATTGCTATAGAGGAAGTAAATAATTATTTTACTTATATGGCTGTTGGAATTTATAACATTCAATATACTTATGATCCAGAAGTAATTATTTTAGGTGGAGGAATTTCTGAAAGAGAAGGTTTTATTGAAGAAATAGATAAAAGGCTAAATGAAATAATGTTAATAAATAAAGATGGCAAGATAAAACCAGTTGTAAGAAAGTGTGAGTATGGAAATAATGCCAATAAGTTAGGAGCACTTTATAATTTTATACAAAGACAAGGATAA
- a CDS encoding glycoside hydrolase family 1 protein, which produces MSKKYIFPKSFWWGAATSGPQSEGRFNKIHKSVFDYWFDIAPEVFFNEVGPNVASNFYNSYKEDLAMFKEIGFNSFRTSIQWTRLIKDFETGEPDEDGVRFYNDVIDESLKNGIIPVMNLHHFDLPVELYDKYGGWESKHVVDLFVKFAETAFKLFSDRVKYWATFNEPIVVVEGQYLYKFHYPQIVDGKKAVQCLYNLNLASAKVIKAFRELGCEKEGGKIGIILNLTPAYPRSNNEEDVKAAKFADSFFNNSFLDPAVKGEFPRVLTAVLEKDEVMFQFTEEEMKIIKENTVDFLGVNYYQPRRVKAKESEYKENTWMPDKYFDNYEMPGRRMNPYRGWEIYPQCMYDIAKNIRENYNNIPWYISENGMGVEGESRYINKDGVIEDDYRIDFYKEHLEYLHKGIMEGSNCFGYHAWTPIDCWSWCNSYKNRYGFISVDLETQKKTIKKSGRWIKEVSDNNGF; this is translated from the coding sequence ATGAGTAAAAAATATATATTTCCAAAGAGCTTTTGGTGGGGAGCTGCAACTTCAGGACCACAATCAGAAGGTAGATTTAACAAAATTCATAAAAGTGTATTTGATTATTGGTTTGATATAGCTCCAGAGGTGTTTTTTAATGAAGTTGGACCTAATGTAGCATCTAATTTTTATAATAGCTACAAGGAAGATTTAGCTATGTTTAAAGAAATTGGATTTAATAGTTTTAGAACTTCAATACAATGGACAAGACTTATAAAAGATTTTGAGACAGGAGAACCAGATGAAGATGGAGTTAGATTTTATAATGATGTGATAGATGAAAGTTTAAAAAATGGGATAATACCTGTTATGAATTTACATCATTTTGATTTACCAGTTGAGTTATATGATAAATATGGTGGTTGGGAATCAAAGCATGTAGTTGATTTATTTGTTAAGTTTGCAGAAACAGCATTTAAACTATTTAGTGATAGGGTAAAATATTGGGCAACATTTAATGAACCAATAGTAGTTGTTGAGGGGCAATATCTTTATAAATTCCATTATCCTCAGATTGTAGATGGAAAGAAGGCTGTACAATGTTTATATAACTTAAACTTAGCTTCAGCAAAAGTTATTAAAGCATTTAGAGAACTTGGATGTGAAAAAGAAGGAGGAAAAATAGGTATTATTTTAAATTTAACTCCAGCTTATCCAAGAAGTAATAATGAAGAGGATGTTAAGGCTGCTAAATTTGCAGATAGTTTCTTTAATAATTCTTTTTTAGATCCTGCAGTTAAAGGTGAATTCCCTAGAGTTCTTACAGCGGTTTTAGAAAAAGATGAAGTTATGTTCCAATTCACAGAAGAAGAAATGAAAATCATAAAAGAAAATACCGTAGATTTCTTGGGTGTGAATTACTATCAACCAAGAAGAGTTAAGGCTAAAGAAAGTGAGTATAAGGAAAATACTTGGATGCCTGACAAGTACTTTGATAATTATGAAATGCCAGGTAGAAGGATGAATCCTTATAGGGGATGGGAGATATATCCTCAGTGTATGTATGACATTGCCAAAAATATAAGAGAAAATTATAACAATATTCCATGGTATATTTCAGAAAATGGGATGGGTGTTGAAGGTGAAAGTAGATATATAAATAAAGATGGAGTAATAGAAGATGATTATAGAATAGATTTCTATAAAGAGCATTTAGAATATCTTCATAAAGGAATTATGGAGGGTTCAAATTGCTTTGGTTATCACGCATGGACACCTATAGATTGCTGGTCATGGTGTAATTCATATAAAAATAGATATGGGTTCATATCAGTAGATTTAGAAACTCAAAAGAAAACAATAAAGAAATCAGGAAGATGGATAAAAGAAGTATCTGACAATAATGGATTTTAG
- a CDS encoding ABC transporter substrate-binding protein: MKIKKLLALAACATLTTTTLLTGCGNSGSESGKKGNEPVTLTWYTIGQEPKDLQMVEDEVNKYLEEKINAKVDMKFIDYGDYNQKMSVIVNSGENFDLAFTCSWAGDYLGNSRKGAFLELNDYLETIGKDMKEAIDERFWDGATIDGKIYAVPNQKEISTAPMWAFTKEYVDKYNIPYQDIHTIQDLEPWLKIIKENEPGVTPLYITKGFSAPQYFDQLVDPVGVEHGDDSLKIKNMFETDKMKEQLECLRKYYEAGYINADASTAVDDKSVKRFVTKGDGQPYAEKLWSKDLKYEVVSSQIMDTYITNASTTGSMIAVSKNSKNPEKAVEFLNLLNTDEYLRNLINYGIEGTHYEKVGEKQIKLLPKEEDYRVGYYTMGNLFLTYILDNEPLTKWDEFQDFNNKAKNSPALGFKFDPSSVSTEIAAVNNVLEEFKATIYSGSVDINEYLTKLNNKLKEQGIDKIIEEMQKQIDEWAKTNK; encoded by the coding sequence ATGAAGATTAAAAAATTATTAGCATTAGCAGCATGTGCTACATTAACAACTACAACATTGTTAACAGGATGCGGTAATTCAGGGTCTGAATCAGGAAAGAAAGGTAATGAACCGGTTACATTAACTTGGTATACAATTGGACAAGAACCAAAAGACTTGCAAATGGTAGAGGATGAAGTTAATAAATATTTAGAAGAAAAAATAAACGCTAAAGTTGATATGAAGTTTATAGATTACGGTGATTACAATCAAAAGATGTCGGTAATTGTAAATTCAGGAGAAAATTTTGATTTAGCATTTACTTGTTCATGGGCAGGAGATTATTTAGGAAATTCAAGAAAAGGGGCATTCTTAGAACTAAATGACTACTTAGAAACTATAGGTAAGGACATGAAGGAAGCAATAGATGAGAGGTTTTGGGATGGAGCTACAATAGATGGAAAAATTTATGCTGTACCAAATCAAAAGGAAATATCAACAGCACCGATGTGGGCATTTACTAAGGAGTATGTAGATAAATACAATATACCTTATCAAGACATACACACAATTCAAGATTTAGAACCATGGCTTAAAATTATAAAAGAAAATGAACCAGGTGTAACACCTCTCTATATAACAAAGGGTTTTTCAGCACCTCAATATTTTGATCAGTTAGTTGATCCAGTTGGAGTTGAACATGGCGATGATAGCTTAAAAATCAAAAATATGTTTGAAACAGATAAAATGAAAGAACAACTAGAATGTTTAAGAAAATATTATGAAGCAGGATATATAAATGCTGATGCATCTACAGCTGTAGATGATAAATCAGTTAAGAGATTTGTAACTAAAGGTGATGGACAACCATATGCAGAAAAGCTTTGGTCAAAAGATTTAAAATATGAAGTAGTATCGTCTCAAATAATGGATACTTATATAACAAATGCTTCAACAACAGGTTCTATGATAGCAGTTTCAAAGAATTCTAAGAATCCAGAAAAAGCAGTTGAATTCTTAAACCTTTTAAATACTGATGAATATTTAAGAAACTTAATTAACTACGGTATTGAAGGAACTCACTATGAAAAGGTTGGAGAAAAGCAAATTAAGTTATTACCAAAAGAAGAAGATTATAGAGTTGGATATTACACAATGGGTAATCTATTCCTTACTTATATTTTAGATAATGAACCATTAACTAAGTGGGATGAATTTCAAGATTTCAATAATAAAGCTAAAAATTCACCAGCTTTAGGATTTAAGTTTGATCCATCTTCAGTAAGTACTGAAATAGCAGCTGTAAACAATGTTCTTGAAGAGTTTAAGGCAACAATATACAGTGGATCAGTAGATATTAATGAATATCTAACTAAGTTAAATAACAAATTAAAAGAACAAGGTATAGATAAAATAATAGAAGAAATGCAAAAACAAATAGATGAATGGGCAAAAACAAATAAATAA